From Synechococcus sp. A10-1-5-1, a single genomic window includes:
- a CDS encoding FAD-dependent monooxygenase, whose product MPLTKRSTLRARVNGAGPTGALTALALADAGWQVDLCDPLEAAALQGRNRAYALTHSSRDLLQRLGLWDELLPALAPFRRLELCDRATHLQVPFTASDLSWLGEGDQPVGWILQHRALMQVLLAAVQRQDSITDRLGMLPAPVTAGLDLVVAADGHRSATRQAARIGHWAWPYRQGCLTVQVRLRGSAPDQAWELFRPEGPFAVLPLGADAFQLVWSAPLQRLRQLEQLDAVAFLDALSGALPEELQAEVLLDQPKAFPVALEWAWPLARRSTVVVGEVAHRCHPVGGQGLNLCWRDVDELHCLARRCASGRLRPRALPGAYGRSRVLDIALVLLATDALVRLFSNRFAPLLVLRRFALQALGRWGWMRQLSLRAMSEGPCRLWRG is encoded by the coding sequence GTGCCCCTCACAAAGCGTTCAACCCTGCGCGCTCGGGTGAATGGCGCCGGGCCCACTGGGGCTCTAACGGCCCTGGCTTTGGCGGATGCGGGCTGGCAGGTGGACCTCTGCGATCCGCTCGAAGCCGCCGCGCTTCAAGGTCGGAATCGGGCCTATGCCCTGACCCATTCCAGCCGGGATCTGCTGCAACGGCTGGGGCTTTGGGATGAGCTGCTTCCAGCCCTGGCCCCGTTTCGGCGGCTGGAGCTCTGTGACCGGGCCACCCACCTTCAGGTCCCGTTTACGGCGAGTGATCTGTCCTGGCTGGGGGAGGGTGATCAGCCCGTGGGATGGATCCTGCAGCACCGCGCCTTGATGCAGGTCCTGCTGGCGGCGGTTCAACGCCAAGACTCCATTACCGATCGCCTGGGGATGCTCCCCGCGCCAGTCACCGCCGGTTTGGATCTGGTGGTGGCAGCGGATGGTCACCGCTCGGCCACCCGTCAGGCCGCGCGGATTGGGCACTGGGCCTGGCCCTATCGCCAGGGATGTCTGACGGTGCAGGTGCGACTGCGCGGCTCAGCCCCTGATCAGGCCTGGGAGCTGTTTCGTCCGGAAGGTCCCTTTGCGGTGCTCCCCCTGGGGGCGGACGCGTTCCAGTTGGTGTGGAGTGCACCGCTGCAGCGCTTGCGCCAGCTGGAGCAGCTCGATGCTGTGGCATTTCTCGATGCCCTCAGCGGCGCCTTGCCCGAGGAGCTGCAAGCGGAGGTCCTGCTGGATCAACCCAAGGCTTTCCCCGTGGCTCTGGAGTGGGCCTGGCCTTTGGCCCGCCGCTCGACCGTGGTCGTGGGTGAGGTGGCCCATCGCTGTCACCCCGTCGGCGGCCAGGGCCTGAACCTCTGCTGGCGTGATGTCGATGAGCTGCATTGCTTGGCCCGGCGCTGCGCGTCGGGGCGGCTGCGGCCTCGGGCACTGCCTGGCGCCTACGGCCGCTCGCGCGTTCTCGATATCGCCCTGGTGCTGCTGGCCACCGATGCCCTGGTGCGCCTGTTTTCCAACCGTTTTGCGCCGCTCCTGGTGCTGCGGCGCTTTGCCCTGCAGGCCCTGGGCCGTTGGGGATGGATGCGTCAGCTCA
- a CDS encoding high light inducible protein, with translation MTQANPSAPAVIRGATVTEEDGGRLNAFATEPRMEVVDVESGWGFHERAEKLNGRMAMLGFIALLATELALGGESFTHGLLGLG, from the coding sequence ATGACCCAAGCCAATCCCTCCGCCCCCGCAGTGATTCGCGGCGCCACCGTGACCGAAGAAGACGGCGGCCGTCTCAACGCTTTTGCCACCGAGCCCCGCATGGAAGTGGTGGACGTTGAGAGCGGCTGGGGCTTCCACGAGCGCGCTGAAAAGCTGAACGGCCGCATGGCCATGCTCGGCTTCATCGCCCTTCTCGCCACCGAGCTTGCTCTGGGTGGTGAGTCCTTCACCCACGGTCTGCTGGGTCTGGGCTGA